Proteins from a genomic interval of Nematostella vectensis chromosome 5, jaNemVect1.1, whole genome shotgun sequence:
- the LOC5517677 gene encoding papilin encodes MVFYQSLTLLSVLLVAVVAQKSARPIIMDCKYSVYGCCPDGVTDAKGHNGAGCTAPKAMAAPLCYSSEFGCCWDDVTERLPDRPCPPCYDIFRFACKSFKYGCFQKAGPKHRNFLRSNCKKTCGLCPL; translated from the exons ATGGTGTTCTACCAATCCCTCACTCTACTCTCGGTGTTGCTTGTCGCTGTGGTTGCACAAAAGAGCG CACGTCCTATCATAATGGACTGCAAGTATTCTGTTTACGGATGCTGCCCGGACGGTGTAACTGATGCAAAGGGCCACAACGGGGCCGGCTGCACAG CACCTAAAGCCATGGCGGCCCCACTTTGTTACAGTTCTGAGTTTGGATGCTGTTGGGATGATGTGACCGAGCGACTGCCAGACCGTCCCTGCCCAC cctGTTATGACATATTCCGGTTCGCCTGCAAATCCTTCAAGTACGGCTGTTTTCAAAAAGCAGGCCCAAAGCATCGAAATTTCCTCAGGAGTAACTGCAAAAAGACCTGTGGTCTTTGCCCTCTCTAA
- the LOC5517676 gene encoding myotrophin, with protein MKTELVKPPRPTSLKASTSATNLLVIPRQKRRQRSLSLDPKIVLNWAIIRNDLDTVKGVVESQNVDINEPGIDGFYPLHRAATTGSLDCLKFLIERGADLNVLATDGSSALDVAVAEGEYDCALLLVKSGANISRIKDGLLCGITK; from the coding sequence ATGAAAACCGAACTAGTGAAACCACCGAGACCAACGTCCCTAAAAGCCAGTACAAGTGCGACAAATCTGCTTGTGATTCCGCGTCAGAAACGGCGGCAACGTAGCCTCTCCCTGGATCCTAAAATCGTGCTTAACTGGGCGATAATTCGCAATGATTTGGATACAGTTAAAGGAGTAGTGGAATCTCAAAATGTTGACATCAATGAGCCTGGTATTGACGGGTTTTACCCGCTGCACAGAGCGGCTACTACGGGGAGTTTGGACTGTTTAAAGTTTCTGATAGAACGTGGCGCTGACCTGAATGTACTCGCGACAGACGGGTCATCGGCGCTCGACGTGGCGGTTGCGGAGGGTGAATACGACTGCGCGCTTTTATTGGTCAAATCTGGCGCGAATATTAGCCGCATTAAGGACGGTCTACTGTGCGGGATTACAAAATAA